A segment of the Polyodon spathula isolate WHYD16114869_AA chromosome 14, ASM1765450v1, whole genome shotgun sequence genome:
TGATGATttaatattcagtatttattCCATGCACACATTAGCATTGTACACATGCACAGTTAAACATTCATATTTCAGGCATTTGTTTTAAACTCTATTGGCGTGCTGCTTCATCTTTTTTACagatatgtttaaatgtatttaatacaagCTTTAGTCGTTTAAAACAGAATCGAACACCCCTAGAGTTTGCACAACTCCTCCCCCATGCACACCGATATTTAACAAGTGAAGTAGCCCTTTCAACCAAACAGCACCTGATATAGGTATGTTCAAACAAAGCACCACAGAGGGTAAACTTTGCACCAAgctaaaactagaagaaactaagtcaagtagacaaagttTAAACTACTGCTACTTGTATTCCTCACATCTCTGGAAATGCGTCACAAAagcatgtgtttaaataaaagcGAAAGCACTCACCCGGACAATAAAGAGCTCTGCTCCCAGCTGCGCAGTCTGCTCTGTGGAGAGCTGAGGAAACACAACGGGGTAGGGGTTCAGGATACTCTTTATATATGGGACAGGACAGCAGCTTCCGTTTAGGTTTACCATggtcatttttgcagttttctatgcatttatcatagtttactatggtttgtcaataagctttaccatacctctttacaatgctcacccatgctttattatgctttgtcacatgtatgtttttactgttgtaaacttttataaggctttAGTTTCTGTTATATCTGGGATCAACGTAGTTGAGACTAGCTCAAACCTGAAACTTACAAGCAGAGCGCAATACCTTTCCACTGAGCCCTTGGAGAGGAATTGCCGAATGAATCCAGGAATTACACAAACAAAAGTCAATGTCACCTTAACCATGAATGGAGCCGTATCCCTGGGTTTCTCTATAACCCTGGCACCAGCCTTGATGAGCAATTTCTCCACCACTCACCTTAGCTGCCAGGATGGAGATGATTGCCACGGCCATTCTCTGCATGTTCTGGTCCTCGTAGTTACACAGCCACTGCATCACCAGCTTGGCAGCCTCGAACCTGCAGCCAACAGCCAGGGACAGGTCAGCAGGGGTGGAAACTTGTACCGTTATCTAGTCTTGTTGAAGCCACTAAAAACTTCCAAGTCGAAATGTTTATCACTGAActtgttaagtttcttttagtatttctaaatgtagcactattgagtgtttaatagttatggatcaTGTATCTTGGGTTGGAAACTTTTACTTGTGTAAAGAACAACAGACTGTCATTAAAATCTCAAGCCTATTCTGAGGTACCCGCTCGTAGGGAGGTGTAACTAGAGCAGCTGCAGGCTCCAAATGTGTTCAAAACAGGCACAGTCTCCCCGGGCACAGGGGTCATCAACCCGGAATGTAGAGGCCTGAGCCATACACATAAGGCATTTACCATCAGGCTGTGTTTGCACCATATAACCTTTTTTCTTGTTAAACCTAACTGGTGTTATCTTTGGCTGGTGCCATACCAGATGCACCTGGGAGTATTGTGCAAATGACAGGAGGTTTGGGCTTCAAGCACAGGATCTGGGCTATTGCAGTAGCTTCCCCGGTACACAACCACTGTGTGGAAAGATCAGGCTGCAACGCTGCATCCCCTTGGCCAGCCACTAACCTATTGAAGGGAACCTCCTGTAGAATCCTGTCGCTGCAGAGTGAGAGGAGGCAGTTCTTCTGGAgctggaaatgaaacagaaagatAAGCAATTTTACAATGTCGTTGCAAAGTTGTGCAGATTCCTGTATTTTTCCGACAACACGCATTTGCACTCGGACATAGGTTCATGGGCTTATACATATCACAGAAAACGTGACTACCCAAGTATAAGCTCATGCAGTTATTTGCaagattatacagtacataaaaaacacTGATATTTCATGCAAGAATGTAAAACCAGAAGCTGGCAGCTGTTCTCATATCTATGTGCTTTTCAGAATTACTTTCCCTCCTGTTAACATGTTAAGAGGACtgcaaattgtttatttaaacaaggaAGATAACGAATGGCATTCTGATGGGACTGAGGGAGCCTGTGGCCGGTGTTGGAGATCCTGCTATAGCACAGGGGTCCATGACAATTCGTCCACGACAATTCATTCCCATTGTCGGCGACAAATTATCGTGCACCTGTAGCACAGCTGAAAGGGGAGTGGGGACTGGGAGTGTGGGGAGCTCTGCAGAGGAGGAGGTACCTGCTGGTGAGAGTGGGGACTGGGAGTGTGGGGTGCTCTGCAGAGGAGGTACCTGCTGGTGAGAGTGGGGACTGGGAGTGTGGGGAGCTCTTAAGAGGAGGAGGTACCTGCTGGTGAGAGAGGGGACTGGGAGTGTGGGGAGCTCTGCAGAGGAGGTACCTGCTGGTGAGAGAGGGGACTGGGAGTGTGGGGAGCTCTGCAGAGGAGGTACCTGCTGGTGAGAGTGGGGACTGGGAGTGTGGGGTGCTCTGCAGAGGAGGAGGTACCTGCTGGTGAGAGTGGGGACTGGGAGTGTGGGGTGCTCTGCAGAGGAGGAAGTACCTGCTGGTGAGAGTGGGGACTGGGAGTGTGGGGTGCTCTGCAGAGGAGGTACCTGCTGGTGATTGAGTGGACTGGGAGTGTGGGGTGCTCTGCAGAGGAGGTACCTGCTGGTGAGAGTGGGGACTGGGAGTGTGGGGTGCTCTGCAGAGGAGGAGGTACCTGCTGATGATTGAGTGGACTGGGAGTGTGGGGTGCTCTACAGAGGAGGAGGTACCTGCTGGTGATTGAGTGGACTGGGAGTGTGGGGAGCTCTGCAGAGGAGGAGGTACCTGCTGGTGAGAGTGGGGACTGGGAGTGTGGGGTGCTCTGCAGAGGAGGTACCTGCTGGTGAGAGTGGGGACTGGGAGTGTGGGGTGCTCTGCAGAGGAGGTACCTGCTGGTGAGAGTGGGGACTGGGAGTGTGGGGAGCTCTGCAGAGGAGGAGGTACCTGCTGGTGGTTGGGAAAGTTCTTCATGGCCTCAAGTAGCAGATGGGTGACTTGGCCCAGCAGTCGCACTGGCATCCCCACAGCCAGGTCCTGCTTAGTCAGGTTGAACACACAGGCACTAGCAGCCAACTGCACATGCAGGTTCAGGGGGTGGGTCTTCATCCCAGTGACAACCagctgaaacacagagacacatcGTCACTACAtatagacagagacacagtgaaCTCTCATCACATTATCAACACACAAAGACACAGCCAGGGTGCTGCAtattcagggttagaaactcacacttgTCCTGTATCCAGTACTGGTATTTTTCTGGTGTTACTGAAATTAGAAATGTGTCCTAACAGGCCCTGATCGGCTCTGAACCAAGTTGTAggtgttgttcatgcagctaCTGGGgagaaacaattatttaaaaaggggTCTGatttgctcaaactcctggctccagataatgtaaataacacttAATTGAGGGTAGTTCCTACAACCAGGACGGGGTGCAGAGCTAGTGTGAGTTTATAACCCGGCAGTTAGTTTTCAGCAAATGACTAACTGAAAGACACAGACAGCTCCCATCACAGTCACTACAGAGAGACCCCAGTACAGTCTGTATCTCCCCCACTCTGGAGCTCTCCCCGCACCTTCAGGATGTCTGGTGGAACTTTCTCCATGACATGTGTGAGGCTGAAGAGATGGAAGAGGGCCTCCCTGACGAAGAATGCTCGCTCGCTGTAGCGCCGGAGAGCCTCACAGATCTGTGCTTTGTTCGCCTCCCCCGACACCTGTGAGCAAACAAAGGATCAGGTCTGCTTTACACAGagatcctcacacacacacacacacacacacacacacgcacaaacagaAACCTATCATTGTGAAACATATGTATTCACTCCCACTAAGGGTAGTTTTCATGTCAGTTATGGATAGATCCTTGAGATGGAACATCTTGTTCAAAAGGATGCCCCTCTGATTCCAAAGTGTGGGCTAACCTAAAACCACCACCTTTTTGGATTATAATCtgctataaataaatagctaATTATCATCCCTCTAAGGACAGATGTGTCCACACAACCCAGTTTATACATGCACACGCATTCTTCTGTAAACGTAAGAAACTTGTAACTTATTAAAACTTAAGAAACTCTTAAGTTTAAAAGCTTGTTTCACAGAATTTTGGACCACATTCTGTTATCTTAAGTAAGGTATTGGTTTTaatcagtctgtgaaaccagccatttatcCTCCTAAAGAGAACACTTCTGCCTATCTCTGCTCCAAGATCACACCCCCAACCCACAACACACCTTCAGGCTCCCCTCCCCAGAGAGGAAATCACAGAACCCAGCGCCGGTGGCCAGCAGCCCTATGAAGTGCATGCCGGGTCTCTGCTGGACGAAGGCCTTGACCGCCTTGTCGGTGACCTGCTTGCGGCCGGAGACatccagtgagcacagctggggCAGGATACCGGGCTGTTCCAACAGGTGCCTGGCGATGTCCGAGGTGAACTGCTTGTCGTCCGAGATGTCCAGGTGCTGCAGCCCAGCCAGCTGGCTCAACACATCCAGCAGCTGCGAGGTGCTCATCTTTAGGCATTTCAGGTGGTGCATAGTGAGCGAGCGCAGCCGCTCTCGGCAGGACAGCAGGGGGGCCAGGTCGGTCACGCAGGTGTTGGAGATGTCCAGGCTCTCGAGCCGTGGTAGGGAGCACACCTCTGATAGGTCCTCTGTGTAGAAGTCCACGTTGGCGATAGCAAGGGCGCGAAGGCCAGCCAGACGGCTAAAGCAGCGCTCGTAGGGATCCTCCAGGGACAGAGTGAGCCCGTTCAGCACCAGCCGCTGCAGGGACTCCTGGTTCCATTTGTTGGAGGACAGCCCCTGGATGATGTCTGTGATGGCCACGTCCGCATTCACCCCTGAGGCGTCCAACTCCAGCAGCCGGTGCTGGCAGAATGCCTTGTTGAAGGCCTCTGCGGAGATGCGCGCCTTGCAGATACACGCACGCCGCAGCCGCAGGTACTGGCAGCTGCGGAATATCCCCGCCGTGCTGTCGTTCAGCACCCCTAGAGACAAGAGGAGAGGAGATAAGAGTGGGAGGCTGCTGGAAGTGCTGTGAGACTACTGTTAGTTTACTGTGAGAATGCTGTAGGGATGTAGGCAAACACAGGATGAAGCACAGGGTTTACTTACACACACGCTTGCAGGAACGGATACCTATCCTttctaaatacattaatattttggAGGGCTTCTTGTGATGGCTTTAATTGAAATGTTACCGTGTTAAagacttaaacatttaaaatgtgtaaaatcctGAATATATAGGAAATTTAGGAAATTAAACGGTATCTAACATCCTGAGATTGCTGCTATGCTGCACGATCATCTCCAACTTGCTGTAGACAGTGGAGTACCTGGCTGATGGCTACACATCAGCATGCATTATCAGCCTGCAGTCTATGTTGATTTCTGATAGAAAGGGCTATGTTTTGTGGACACTCTTTCTGGAAGCCCCTTACCCTCCGTGGCCATCTTGCGCAGCAGCTGGTCGGCAAGCTCCTGTGGGAAGACGACGGTCTCTCGGAGGCTCAGCGAGCCATCGGGCCGCTCCCAGCAGAACTGGTCCAGATTGGAGCTCAGGAAGCTCAGGCAGAGGTCAGTGAGGGACGCAGGGGAGGCCTCCTCCTGCAGGGGGTGACACAGGAcaaggaaaatgtgttttgtttttatacttaCCCATTTTATCCATAACTAAAACAATCAATAGTGCtaaattttgaaatactaaaagaaactggaaacacaaaattcaatgacaaacatctTAATCTACACTTTACAAAAAATCGTAAAATTAAATTCCATGAAGATAGTGAAACAAAAACTTTGATGTGTACATGGCTGCGATTAtgtaacactaaaagaaactacaatgAAATAACAAACCTTAGACCAGAAGACGCTGAAAAAGACATGAAGTTGACACATTCGACCtagtatttctgtttattttaccgATACTTTATTCAGCACTAttgggtgtttatagttttggatgagtaaaatgtaaaataatcatCAAGCCGATCTACATCCTTTCAGTGCTCACAAGCACATATCCACCAGTGACACAGTCCAGACTACCTACTCAGTTAATTTAATAACGCTGATTCACTGCTGCAATATATTTCCAGGCACCCCGATTCTGTTTATCTCCCATTTGAATATCATTAACATCATGCGCTACATAATAAATTTCACTACTTGCCTGGACTCCTACAGGATCACCCGGTTTACTCGCCAGAGTGACTTGGTTCATTACATTTAACAGAGATACAGTAAAGGTACAAATGATAAtactaacacatttaaaaaaaacaaacaaaaaaaaaaaaattgttctttgTATTACTATTTATGCGTGGAATGATGTTATGATCTTCCCATGTCATTGTGATTATAATTTACCCAGAAACATCTATGAACACATTCTAATACATGCTAATCAATACCCCCACCCACAAACACACTTTACATTATCGGTACCTTTTTAATAACGAAACAAAAACTGCAATAATGTAACTGACTATGAAAACGTGCAAACATGGCTACGACTCGAGTATTTTTAAGCGGTACTAGCttgctacaagaaaaaaaaaactgaaacaaatatatCACTGTAATACATAAAGAAATTCAAGGCAACACTGAATTAAAATAAGAACCATTCACCGTGGGTAAAGCTGTTAATACAATGAGTACTCACCATGGTATAGCTCGTAGAAAATGTACCAgtgctgtattaataaaatgtcaACCCCAGCTTTTAAAAGCAGTGCGGAGTTGTGCGTATTCACAGGCGGCCGGGCTTGCAGGTTTAAAACCACAGTTTGTGTGAGTAAACAAGGTCGAGCAACCCGGAAGTACAACAGCCCCCAGCCTTGAGGCGTCAGTGACACGTCCAGCACGTCAGAGTGTTACGTAGCCGTGGTACTGTGCCCATTTTCGGACATCCTCAGACATCCCCTTACTGGAGTCGGGTATCCGGCATCCCCAACCCGGGTCTCTCACACCGATAAGCCCAGGCGCTACCATAAGAAACCGAAATACATTTCAGGTCAGGTCACCTTCCAGATTGGTGCGTAAAGAGACTTTCACTCCTTATATTACTGCTATTGCTGAGTGACGTGAAATTAGCATATTATTGGACACTGGCTCCACTATTTCTATTATCAGTGAATCACTGCGCATATCAATTCCTGCATTATACAGACCGCCTCTTAAGAAGAATTTTATACTGGCTAAATCAGTTACTGGTCAGTGTTTGGACACGCATGGTACAATCAACCTTACCATTCACCTGGGGACAAACTGGTTTACTTGGCTGGGATTTCCTTTGTCAGCATCATGCTGTAATTGACACAGCAAATGGACTTTGTGAACTATACACTCAAGACTTGCCGCTATTGCATTCTAGCCAGCTCATCCCAGTACGTTGTGCTGCtcatgtatttgtataaaacacaGTTCCTCCTCAAAGTGAAATTCATTGTATTGCCACCTTAGTACCACCTGCTGAGAGCACTGTTGTTATGGAACCGTATCACCCAGAAGCAGAAGTAATAGCTGTTGCACAGACTCTCACTGCAGCTGAGAATGGTCTCACAAATATACATATAATGAATCCTACAAGCTGTGCAATTGAACTACAGCCTGGTTTACAGATTGGTCAGTTCTACCCAGTCAGGATCAGCCAACTGTTTCTAACTTTGCTGACTGctacacaacaaaaacaattgcttttTGATTTCCAACACAGTGATCTCACAACACAACAGATGCCCCAGTTAAAAACACTACTGATGACCtatactgatctcttcaataaagATCCAACTGATTTTGGAAGGACGAACATTATGAAGCACAAGATACCAACTGGTTATGCTGCATCAATTAGGAAAAGAGCCTATTGCGCATCACCTAGAAAGCAAGCTGAAATCCAGTCACAAGTTGAAAATATGCTCGAAAAGGGAATTGTAGAAGAAAGTCACAGCCCATGGGCGGCACCAGCTGTCACGGTGAAGAAAAAGGATGGCACATGGTGTTTTTGTGTCGATTACAGAGGGTTAAACTTTGTAACAATTAAAGATGCTCACCCTCTTCCGAGAACAGACTACACCTTAGATGCGCTGGGGGGCTCATCAATTTTTAGTACCATGGATCTATCATCAGGCTACTGGCAAGTACAGTTAGACGAGCAAAATCAGGCTAAAACAGCTTTTACCACTGGCCGTGCACTGTACCAATTCTAAGTAATGCCAATGGGTCTGGTGAATGGAATATTGTCTCTAAAGAAGGACTACAACCTGATTCACGTAATATACAAAAGGTCACAGACTGGCCCATCCCATGAAACGCCATTGAAATTCCCATTCTTTTCACTAACTACAATAGCTGCCACATTTGTAAATGACTGCAAACGATATGCTGATCTGATTGATACTCAACCAGGGTAATTTCTGCTCTTACCTCTTAAACAGGGGGTTAATTATCTATATTGCTGAAGAAAGTAACACTGAACCcccacttacaaaaaaaaaacaaactggaatcATCTTCTGTTTGTAACCCAGCCTTGCTTACAGAGACTGTGAGTTTGATCTCAGGATGACTTACCAGCACTGTAGGTCACTACACCAGCATTATAAAGACTTCAGGTACTCTAACAGTTCATATGAAAGAAAGGCATTTTAAAAGGTTAGCATCTATGCTTACACAGCTTGTGCTGAGGctgaaaactaaaatttaacaaAGACAAGAAGCAGTTAAAAAATCCTGAGTAAGTATTCAGGAGGTTGAAAAATATATCACTTTCCTGTTCATTTCCAGTGCTGCAGCAAGCTGGAAGAAGTCCTTCTCAGAAGAGACTCAGTAAGTACTGCACTCCAAGGACCTGCAAGCTtagcttagattttttttttgtgaattactGAAGGAGGAAAAACCCATTGAGAAAACAGAGCTGATCAAAGCGTTCTGAAAAATGGACCTAAATGGTGATGGCTATATAACACACAATGAACTTTACAAAGTGCTTACCAAAGtgagacatttttttaatttacatttgtggattttgttcattttaattactgtgtgtgtaaaaaaaatgtgtgtaaagTGAGACTCTTACGGCAGACAgaaattagaataaaaaaaagtttttcagaaTTTTCTTTAGATGACCTCTCTGTAAAAGCAGATGTATTTCATTGtccaattcttcttcttcttcttcttcttcttcttcttcttcttcttcttcttcttcttcttcttctttttcgttgtcttcttttgttttctttttttttttagttttgtaaattgTTCTCTAACTGCTGATCAGTGTCAGAAAGCTGCCCTGGAGAAGCTGGAGGCTGACACCACAATGAGATGTCAGCAGTTTGGCAGCGAGTCAGAGAGAGCACCAAAGATGCTATTGCAGCAGCAAGAACACCCCAGAAAACTGATCTGGAGACAACACAGAGGAAAGGTAGATCTCTTTGAACCTCGGGATGCTGTGcagttctgttaaaaataaaaataaatccatatgctatttcatttttttaaatttatattctttttttatccaTACATGTACTGTTTAATTCTCAACCAGCTGTTTTCCATCAGTGCATGCCCAGCTGGTGTATAGGGCTGACAATGGAGAACTGGCGCTTACTCAGGAGTTCAGGTGCGTCTCATTACTGTTatgttcaggtttattttttccaTAGATTGGTTCCAGATGTCTGCATCACATGAGTCTGTGGTGCTTCACAGTTAATGAGACATTAGGTTTATTTCATACAGAAAATTTTGGTACAAAGAAGAATGAACTGACAAGACAGGGGTTCATGGAGCTCAACTTGATGGAAGCAAACGACCGGGAAGGGGATCCTCGAGACCTCTGGAGTCAATGGGGTACAACAGGGCTCTGGAAATGGTGGAGGTATGCAAGAAGTAAGAGCAAAATTATAGGGTTAAATGGGTGGGGAAACAGATACGCCTTAAAGCAGGAACGTTAAATGTGAAAGAGAACATTATTTGTAAATAGCTGTATGTCTTTAATGTGACGCTCAGAATgactctgccattcactttcattaggATTTCAAATCCGTATGTgacacagtacagtttggatgAACAAAAAGGTTGCACAGTGTGACTAACTCATTCTTAGAGGAATGACTTAAAATCCAGGGCCTTAAAAGGAAAGACCAGAAAGAAGCAATGTCTACAGGCCGCATCTTGTGCACTCGGTGAGACAGTGGTCCCCCTTTAAAGAATCTACTTACTTGCTTGTTTAACTGAAATGCCCATCAAGTAACCCTtgtatcttttaattaaaaaataataataattacgttTATCGACACAGGCTTGCCCTTTTGTGGTCAATATCTACTGTGAGGAATGCAAGCCCAAGATGAAAGCTGTTAGTCTTGAGTCAGGCAGCAAGATCCTCAGCACAGCCGTGTACAAATCAGTGATCAACAAGGGGGAGGCCAAGGTGATGAAGGGGAACGACAACATGGTCATCTACACTTACATGAGTGAGGCGAGGATCACAGCAGTCATTGCAAATAAGGTATGGCACTGGAAAACCTCTATCTCTTTCCTTCCCCCCAAAACAAAGTGCAATAGACTCTCTCTGGTGACCACTTCCTTATAAAGACCAGCTCACTATTCAGACCACTCTGTGACCATCCCTTGCAGTCTGAGGACAATCTGAAGGTCTCCCTCTACTGGGACCAACTCTCTATTATTTTCAGTCCCATAAAGGAGATAATCCATTACATGCGTTACTGTCAAAAATGATGTGGTTAGTTTGTATAATTGTAGTTTTAAAGTACCTGGCACTGAAGCTCAAGGAGCCAAATACAATTTGTATAAAGTTATACTTTATGAAGTTTCTTCTAACAAAGCACATTCTGAGGCTTGCAGTCTTAACCAGTTCAGAGCCCCAGGCTGATTCACTTGCCGGGTTTTATGGCTATGAAATGCCTTTGTCAATTTAATCAAGCTATTAGAACCCGAGACTTTCAGATTGAAACCAAGGAAGATGTAACAGCCACCGTTAGATGATAGTACTAGGGTAGCCTGTGAGGTTAAAAAGACAGGAGATGAAGTAACATTCTTGGTAAATGTCCAGGTCAGTGCTTCATCTGAAGAAATATATACCCATGGCAAAGTGTACACTTGTCAGCTTAGCAATGTCTATAACTGTGTCTATCAAGATTTCATCAAGAGAGCACTTGGgctcagagatttctttttttataagaaCATAGGAACTAACTAATCAtataataattcatttaaatgaaaaattgcAAAACAACAACATCTTCATAAGCCTAACTACAAatgaaaacaaccttttttttttcctgctgcgATTACTTTATGACTATTCTGTTTAGtaatacagcattaaaaaaagtattacatttaaTGCAAAACATGTGTTCCTGCCACACACTTCCGGCTGGTTTcagagaccctgattagcacttatCTTGTACGGTATAGTCTTAATTTAGTTC
Coding sequences within it:
- the zyg11 gene encoding protein zyg-11 homolog isoform X1, encoding MEEASPASLTDLCLSFLSSNLDQFCWERPDGSLSLRETVVFPQELADQLLRKMATEGVLNDSTAGIFRSCQYLRLRRACICKARISAEAFNKAFCQHRLLELDASGVNADVAITDIIQGLSSNKWNQESLQRLVLNGLTLSLEDPYERCFSRLAGLRALAIANVDFYTEDLSEVCSLPRLESLDISNTCVTDLAPLLSCRERLRSLTMHHLKCLKMSTSQLLDVLSQLAGLQHLDISDDKQFTSDIARHLLEQPGILPQLCSLDVSGRKQVTDKAVKAFVQQRPGMHFIGLLATGAGFCDFLSGEGSLKVSGEANKAQICEALRRYSERAFFVREALFHLFSLTHVMEKVPPDILKLVVTGMKTHPLNLHVQLAASACVFNLTKQDLAVGMPVRLLGQVTHLLLEAMKNFPNHQQLQKNCLLSLCSDRILQEVPFNRFEAAKLVMQWLCNYEDQNMQRMAVAIISILAAKLSTEQTAQLGAELFIVRQLLHIVKQKTSQSLVDTTLKFTLSALWNLTDESPTTCRHFIENQGLELFMKVLESFPSESSIQQKVLGLLNNIAEVKELHAELMWKSFVEHISVLLHSSEVEVSYFAAGIIAHLMSRGEEAWTLSTSLRTSLLQQLHSTILQWPTPECEMVAYRSFNPFFPLLKCFSTPGVQLWAAWAVQHVCSKNASRYCSMLIEEGGMQHLYQVKENPQTHPDVQRVSSSILESLEIHLARTGQTVPPYRPGCA
- the zyg11 gene encoding protein zyg-11 homolog isoform X2; translation: MEEASPASLTDLCLSFLSSNLDQFCWERPDGSLSLRETVVFPQELADQLLRKMATEGVLNDSTAGIFRSCQYLRLRRACICKARISAEAFNKAFCQHRLLELDASGVNADVAITDIIQGLSSNKWNQESLQRLVLNGLTLSLEDPYERCFSRLAGLRALAIANVDFYTEDLSEVCSLPRLESLDISNTCVTDLAPLLSCRERLRSLTMHHLKCLKMSTSQLLDVLSQLAGLQHLDISDDKQFTSDIARHLLEQPGILPQLCSLDVSGRKQVTDKAVKAFVQQRPGMHFIGLLATGAGFCDFLSGEGSLKVSGEANKAQICEALRRYSERAFFVREALFHLFSLTHVMEKVPPDILKLVVTGMKTHPLNLHVQLAASACVFNLTKQDLAVGMPVRLLGQVTHLLLEAMKNFPNHQQLQKNCLLSLCSDRILQEVPFNRFEAAKLVMQWLCNYEDQNMQRMAVAIISILAAKLSTEQTAQLGAELFIVRQLLHIVKQKTSQSLVDTTLKFTLSALWNLTDESPTTCRHFIENQGLELFMKVLESFPSESSIQQKVLGLLLPLVSPEQHCRGEGAPCGADVEELCGAHQRASPQQRGGGELLRRRDHRAPHVPRRGGLDPEHQPAHVPAAAAALYDTPVAHT